One region of Acidovorax sp. T1 genomic DNA includes:
- a CDS encoding ParB family protein: MAEVTSQQMAGKLLAAGFERSGPSASTLSDPIADTPMVVTLDQLRPYDHDPRKKRNPAYEEIKASIRERGLDAAPAITRRPGEDHYIIRNGGNTRLAILRELWSETKDERFFRISCLFRPWPSRGEVVMLTGHLAENELRGGLTFIERALGVEKAREFYEQESGTTLSQSELARRLAADGFPVQQSHISRMNDAVQYLLPAIPTVLYGGLGRHQVERLSVMRKACMLAWERYAKGRSLVQDFHEFFQEALSQFDVQADEFSAQRVQDELIGQMAELLGVNYDVLALDMTESESRQRALISDPTPPSTPPALPEPESETIARPPANTAPPTAGAASAAPPAGQPAATPSTRESDTDTSQAGPASPAAGSDLLREHIVSPAPTTERLQSIQRMVADQLGDALPPDFSASVLQSIPVQAGGLYPISDVWYIDPGLDTAERLRIHIAQFAREIASEADLDECIDDRAEGIGFACRARTQSPAPLGRSVLALLACLAGQRPADVGLHDGQIVIDLPALLHGQGDAAQRLSDTALVKLFRLLRLARRLLDLEAGAADLGT, encoded by the coding sequence ATGGCTGAGGTCACCTCCCAGCAGATGGCTGGCAAGCTGCTCGCGGCCGGGTTCGAGCGCAGCGGCCCGTCAGCCTCGACCTTGAGCGACCCGATCGCCGACACACCCATGGTCGTGACCCTAGATCAGTTGCGCCCCTACGACCACGATCCCAGGAAAAAACGCAACCCGGCCTACGAGGAAATCAAGGCGTCCATCCGCGAGCGAGGTCTGGACGCGGCGCCGGCCATCACTCGCCGACCAGGTGAGGATCACTACATCATCCGCAACGGCGGAAATACGCGGCTGGCGATCCTGCGCGAACTATGGTCAGAGACCAAGGACGAGCGGTTTTTCCGTATATCGTGCCTGTTCCGGCCGTGGCCCAGCCGCGGCGAAGTCGTCATGCTGACCGGCCACCTGGCCGAGAACGAATTACGCGGGGGCCTCACGTTCATCGAGCGCGCCCTCGGCGTCGAGAAGGCACGCGAGTTCTACGAGCAAGAAAGTGGCACTACCTTGAGCCAGTCCGAGCTGGCCCGCCGCCTCGCTGCCGATGGCTTCCCGGTACAACAGTCGCACATCAGCCGCATGAACGACGCGGTGCAGTATCTCCTGCCCGCGATCCCCACCGTGCTCTATGGCGGCCTCGGTCGCCATCAGGTCGAACGCCTGTCGGTCATGCGCAAAGCCTGCATGCTCGCGTGGGAGCGCTACGCCAAGGGCCGCTCCCTGGTTCAGGACTTCCACGAATTTTTCCAGGAAGCGCTGTCGCAATTCGACGTCCAGGCCGACGAGTTCTCCGCGCAGCGCGTACAGGACGAGCTGATCGGCCAGATGGCCGAGTTGCTGGGTGTCAATTACGACGTGCTCGCCCTGGACATGACCGAATCCGAGAGCCGGCAGCGCGCCTTGATCAGCGACCCAACGCCGCCCTCGACGCCGCCTGCGTTGCCGGAGCCTGAGTCGGAAACCATCGCGCGCCCACCTGCCAACACCGCGCCACCCACCGCAGGGGCTGCATCGGCAGCGCCGCCTGCAGGCCAACCTGCGGCAACGCCTTCGACGCGCGAGAGCGACACGGATACCAGTCAGGCGGGTCCGGCCAGCCCTGCGGCGGGGAGCGATCTGCTTCGGGAACACATCGTCTCGCCAGCACCGACGACCGAACGGCTCCAGTCCATCCAGCGCATGGTCGCCGATCAGTTGGGCGATGCGCTGCCTCCCGACTTCTCGGCGAGCGTCTTGCAGTCCATCCCCGTGCAGGCTGGCGGGCTCTATCCGATCTCCGATGTCTGGTACATCGATCCCGGCTTGGATACTGCCGAGCGCTTGCGCATCCACATCGCACAGTTCGCCCGCGAAATCGCGAGCGAGGCAGACCTGGACGAGTGCATTGATGACCGTGCAGAGGGTATCGGTTTCGCCTGCCGGGCCCGCACCCAAAGTCCGGCGCCGCTGGGCCGTTCCGTCCTCGCATTGTTGGCGTGCCTGGCCGGTCAGCGGCCCGCCGACGTCGGTCTGCACGACGGGCAAATCGTCATCGACCTGCCGGCGTTGCTGCACGGCCAGGGTGATGCGGCCCAGCGATTGAGCGACACCGCGCTGGTCAAGCTGTTCCGGCTGCTGCGGCTGGCCCGGCGCCTGCTCGATCTTGAAGCCGGCGCTGCGGACCTTGGAACGTGA
- a CDS encoding DUF2857 domain-containing protein gives MSAPHPLNQAVIAQALYDLRNGQLRRCKLMGFGEEELDALKHPALISVLANANVSWCSVTVNREVLRRLLKQAQDVEKEIATVDRMLRLGASTEMVSRFYGLTHQEVALRREILGLPKRKGRHPVLDEKQDTDLWRQWKAVTGSRNVDLEDETSILDAAMDLAEAMSLPLSVVWASIKSWVDQGLG, from the coding sequence ATGTCCGCACCACACCCACTCAACCAGGCCGTCATCGCCCAGGCCCTCTATGACCTGCGCAATGGGCAACTGCGCCGGTGCAAACTGATGGGGTTTGGTGAGGAAGAACTGGACGCCCTCAAGCATCCCGCGCTGATCAGCGTGCTCGCCAACGCCAACGTCTCCTGGTGCTCGGTGACGGTGAACCGCGAAGTGCTCCGGCGACTACTCAAGCAGGCGCAGGACGTGGAGAAGGAAATCGCCACGGTCGATCGCATGCTCAGGCTGGGTGCGAGCACCGAGATGGTCAGTCGGTTCTATGGCCTGACCCACCAGGAGGTGGCGCTTCGCCGCGAAATCCTCGGCCTGCCCAAGCGCAAGGGCCGCCACCCCGTGCTGGACGAGAAACAGGACACGGATCTGTGGCGGCAATGGAAGGCCGTGACCGGCAGCAGGAATGTCGATCTCGAAGACGAAACCTCCATTCTCGACGCCGCCATGGACTTGGCCGAAGCCATGTCGCTGCCTCTGTCGGTGGTCTGGGCCTCGATCAAGAGCTGGGTCGATCAAGGATTGGGTTGA
- a CDS encoding STY4528 family pathogenicity island replication protein, which yields MAVDDTAPRRGPVALADLFDAALKDLVPKPSAPAPMPAPTPATSGDAFLFSGNRHETVPRRLFLDRRLTPLERNAWQVFRLMLNDDGVTAFPTYEQLRPWLASMPCAGQASHETVARALTLLRLTRWLSLVRRRRDPKTGRILGNLYVLHDEPLTPFEAMQLDADYLALVSQSLGHSAKAVQMVGLNTLKEIAEDPLLSGRTLPSRLQVLAERLASQGITAAASYPQEDAAHDSEEGASSLLRNADDPSSESEAGAKPVLNASLRNPKMARIVRSSRINEVRTTAQARALGDLQWPKRFTELKAEQQTGARVALQQVDAALRQAVLDEWATRCSSHGIRNPAGYLFGIIQRAIHGEFNAWAKKDAPSASVPPNERPPPAPPPQPQGKPVPPEVAKQHIERLRNLLASK from the coding sequence ATGGCCGTGGACGACACCGCACCACGCCGTGGCCCCGTCGCACTCGCGGACCTGTTCGACGCCGCCTTGAAAGACCTCGTGCCCAAGCCCAGTGCGCCAGCACCTATGCCTGCGCCGACGCCCGCCACGTCCGGCGATGCCTTCCTCTTCAGCGGCAACCGGCATGAGACCGTGCCGCGGCGACTGTTCCTCGACCGTCGCCTGACGCCGCTGGAGCGCAACGCCTGGCAGGTGTTCCGGCTGATGCTCAACGACGATGGCGTGACAGCCTTCCCGACGTATGAGCAGCTTCGACCCTGGCTGGCATCGATGCCATGCGCCGGGCAGGCCTCGCATGAAACCGTGGCCCGAGCGTTGACGCTGTTGCGCCTCACCCGATGGTTGAGCCTGGTGCGGCGACGGCGTGACCCCAAGACCGGCCGCATCCTCGGCAACCTCTACGTTCTGCACGATGAACCGCTGACGCCCTTCGAGGCCATGCAGCTCGACGCCGACTACCTGGCACTGGTCAGCCAGTCCCTCGGCCATTCGGCCAAGGCCGTCCAGATGGTCGGCCTGAACACCCTTAAGGAGATCGCGGAAGATCCGCTGCTCTCCGGGCGCACATTGCCGTCGCGGCTGCAGGTTCTGGCAGAACGCCTCGCCAGCCAAGGCATCACGGCCGCCGCAAGTTATCCACAGGAGGACGCCGCCCACGATTCCGAAGAAGGAGCATCGAGCCTTCTTCGGAATGCGGATGACCCATCTTCGGAATCCGAAGCAGGGGCGAAACCCGTGCTAAACGCCTCTCTTCGGAATCCGAAGATGGCCCGTATAGTACGTAGTAGTCGTATTAATGAAGTACGTACTACCGCGCAGGCGCGCGCGCTGGGCGATCTGCAATGGCCCAAGCGCTTCACGGAACTGAAGGCAGAGCAGCAGACAGGTGCCAGGGTGGCATTGCAGCAGGTTGATGCCGCGCTGAGACAGGCCGTGCTGGACGAATGGGCCACACGATGCAGCAGTCATGGCATCCGCAATCCTGCGGGGTATCTGTTCGGCATCATTCAGCGCGCCATCCATGGCGAGTTCAATGCCTGGGCCAAGAAAGACGCGCCATCGGCATCCGTCCCGCCAAACGAGCGACCACCACCAGCACCGCCACCTCAGCCGCAGGGTAAGCCAGTGCCGCCAGAAGTCGCCAAGCAGCACATCGAGCGGCTACGCAATCTGCTCGCCAGCAAGTGA
- a CDS encoding PFL_4669 family integrating conjugative element protein, protein MATNEPLQLNLGSLRSAMSLTLHTHHASRIWHGRAAAEGRPGIVGLNGYIAQMNKMRRGSEQDDPYSDWWMLRIEDKLDHTKVTLQSLREQVDQALASVPPALSLGENLNVQPVKLPLFVNAQLGFAAVYLLADYDDIARKLILAHHTALIDRITLERWLNEGAHSLRSLFSLAQQYRYSGCTRDDFASKNAAARAALEKYGELPQDVLEGTRRSKFAPPIVRRGLQQRGDGPAEASLPGDETTTAESPEAAAGEDEPA, encoded by the coding sequence ATGGCAACCAATGAACCTCTGCAACTGAATCTCGGCTCCCTGCGCAGTGCGATGTCGCTGACCCTGCACACCCATCACGCTTCCCGCATCTGGCATGGTCGCGCCGCCGCCGAGGGGCGACCGGGCATCGTCGGCCTGAATGGCTATATCGCCCAGATGAACAAGATGCGGCGGGGCTCGGAGCAGGACGATCCGTACTCGGACTGGTGGATGCTGCGCATCGAGGACAAGCTCGACCACACCAAGGTCACGCTGCAATCGCTGCGCGAGCAGGTGGACCAGGCGCTGGCGAGTGTGCCGCCGGCGCTCAGCCTGGGCGAAAACCTGAACGTGCAGCCGGTCAAGCTCCCGCTCTTCGTCAACGCGCAGCTCGGCTTTGCCGCGGTCTATCTCCTGGCCGACTACGACGACATCGCCCGCAAGCTGATCCTCGCCCATCACACCGCGCTCATTGACCGCATCACCTTGGAACGCTGGCTCAACGAGGGCGCACATTCACTGCGCAGCCTGTTCTCGCTGGCCCAGCAGTATCGCTATTCGGGCTGCACACGCGATGACTTCGCGTCGAAGAATGCCGCAGCGCGGGCAGCGCTGGAGAAGTATGGCGAACTGCCGCAGGACGTGCTGGAAGGCACGCGCCGGTCGAAGTTTGCGCCGCCCATCGTGCGCCGTGGCCTGCAGCAGCGCGGCGACGGTCCTGCCGAAGCATCACTGCCCGGCGATGAAACCACCACCGCAGAGTCGCCCGAAGCCGCAGCCGGCGAGGACGAGCCGGCATGA
- a CDS encoding DUF3158 family protein has translation MSDPNPPTRYFRGLQQGAFMRLEHAAYLKGLLKPFKGKGDFEAWASQCFAMRDELIALAQRQVLEQACGHPFHLLPIELAQQTTGAGTVFLRWRRHDRSAMGVALWRELVASSSTPVNLLADLHAIELQRITLNMQISLLHTLGRQAQECASKAAEADDAYLRRLTPIPAAMRDR, from the coding sequence ATGAGCGATCCGAACCCACCGACCCGCTACTTCCGAGGCCTGCAACAGGGTGCCTTCATGCGGCTGGAACACGCGGCCTATCTAAAAGGCCTTTTAAAGCCTTTTAAGGGTAAAGGGGACTTCGAGGCCTGGGCCAGCCAGTGCTTCGCCATGCGCGACGAGTTGATTGCCCTGGCACAGCGACAGGTGCTGGAGCAGGCATGCGGGCACCCCTTCCACCTGCTGCCCATCGAACTGGCCCAACAGACCACTGGCGCAGGAACCGTCTTCTTGCGCTGGCGCAGACACGACAGATCGGCCATGGGCGTGGCGCTGTGGCGGGAGCTGGTCGCCAGCAGCAGCACACCCGTCAACCTGCTGGCCGACCTGCACGCGATCGAGCTGCAGCGCATCACGTTGAACATGCAGATCAGCCTGCTGCACACCCTGGGCAGGCAGGCGCAGGAATGCGCCAGCAAGGCGGCCGAGGCGGACGACGCCTACCTGCGCCGGCTCACGCCCATTCCCGCCGCAATGCGCGATCGGTGA
- a CDS encoding single-stranded DNA-binding protein produces the protein MSTHFSGEGNIGSPPEYREFPNGNDEPSRLLRLNVYFDNPVPKKDGTFEDRGGFWAPVEIWHRDAEHWKDLYQKGMRVLVVGRMEREPWTDNEDQPRETWQINARSVGILPYRIESVALSPKPQEAEPKPQAAQESTAPKEAKRRK, from the coding sequence ATGAGCACGCATTTTTCCGGCGAAGGCAACATCGGTTCGCCACCGGAGTACCGCGAATTCCCCAACGGCAACGACGAACCCAGCCGCCTGCTACGCCTGAACGTCTATTTCGACAACCCTGTGCCGAAGAAGGATGGCACGTTCGAGGACCGGGGCGGCTTCTGGGCGCCGGTGGAAATCTGGCACCGCGACGCCGAGCACTGGAAGGACCTGTACCAGAAAGGCATGCGCGTGCTGGTCGTCGGCCGCATGGAGCGCGAACCTTGGACGGACAACGAGGATCAGCCGCGCGAAACCTGGCAAATCAATGCGCGCAGCGTCGGCATCCTGCCGTACCGCATCGAGTCCGTGGCCCTCAGTCCGAAGCCGCAGGAGGCAGAACCGAAGCCCCAGGCCGCTCAAGAATCGACCGCGCCGAAGGAGGCGAAGCGCAGGAAGTGA
- a CDS encoding DNA topoisomerase III translates to MRLFLCEKPSQGKDIGRILGATQRGEGCLNGSGVTVTWCIGHLVEAAAPEAYDEQLKRWSIEQLPIIPQHWRVEVKPKTATQFKVVKALLAKATQLVIATDADREGELIAREIIDLCGYRGPIERLWLSALNDASIRAALGKLRPSAETLPMYYSALARSRADWLVGMNLSRLFTVLGRQAGYDGVLSVGRVQTPTLKLVVDRDREIAAFVSVPYWAIDVSLSAGSQAFTAQWVPPKACTDDAGRCLQQPIAQHAAQQIRAADSAQVVAVETERVREGPPLPFDLGTLQEVCSRQLGLDVQETLDIAQALYETHKATTYPRSDSGYLPESMFAEVPTVLDSLVKTDPLLRPIMDQLDRTQRSRAWNDAKVSAHHGIIPTLEPANLSTMSEKELAVYRLIRAHYLAQFLPHHEFDRTVANLSCGQQTLAATGKQVVVKGWRLVLAEPQSEEDGDPAARSQVLPALREGLACQVADVDLKALKTLPPRPYTQGELVKSMKGVAKLVSDPRLKQKLKDTVGIGTEATRANIISGLLTRGYLMKKGRAIRASDAAFTLIDAVPTAIADPGTTAVWEQALDMIEAGQLTLDVFIGKQAAWISQLIAQYGSTSLSIKVPHGPPCPQCGAPTRQRTGKSGPFWSCSRYPDCKGTLPVESGTSKRGASRPRRSGRKGS, encoded by the coding sequence ATGCGGCTGTTCTTGTGCGAGAAGCCCTCCCAGGGCAAAGACATTGGCCGGATTCTCGGTGCCACGCAGCGCGGTGAAGGCTGCCTCAACGGTTCCGGCGTCACCGTCACCTGGTGCATCGGCCATCTCGTGGAAGCCGCAGCGCCCGAAGCCTACGACGAGCAGTTGAAGCGCTGGTCCATCGAGCAGTTGCCCATCATTCCCCAGCATTGGCGGGTCGAGGTCAAACCGAAAACCGCCACGCAGTTCAAGGTCGTCAAGGCGCTTCTGGCGAAGGCGACCCAGCTTGTCATCGCTACCGATGCCGACCGCGAGGGCGAGTTGATCGCGCGCGAGATCATCGACCTGTGCGGCTACCGCGGCCCCATCGAGCGGCTGTGGCTGTCGGCGCTCAACGACGCATCCATTCGCGCCGCACTCGGCAAGCTCCGGCCATCGGCCGAGACCTTGCCGATGTACTACTCGGCGCTGGCGCGCTCTCGGGCGGACTGGCTCGTCGGCATGAACCTCAGCCGGTTGTTCACGGTGCTGGGGCGGCAGGCCGGCTACGACGGCGTGCTGTCGGTCGGTCGCGTCCAGACCCCGACGCTCAAACTGGTCGTGGACCGGGATCGCGAGATCGCAGCCTTCGTGTCCGTGCCGTACTGGGCCATCGACGTGTCCCTGTCCGCTGGCAGCCAGGCTTTCACCGCGCAGTGGGTTCCCCCGAAAGCATGCACCGACGACGCCGGCCGCTGCCTGCAGCAGCCCATCGCGCAGCACGCCGCGCAGCAGATCCGCGCCGCGGACAGCGCCCAGGTGGTGGCGGTCGAAACCGAGCGCGTGCGGGAAGGCCCGCCGCTGCCGTTCGACCTGGGGACCTTGCAGGAGGTGTGTTCCAGGCAGCTTGGGCTCGATGTGCAGGAGACCTTAGACATTGCTCAGGCCCTATACGAGACGCACAAGGCCACGACGTACCCGCGCTCCGATTCGGGCTACCTGCCCGAAAGCATGTTCGCCGAGGTGCCAACGGTCCTCGACAGCCTGGTCAAGACCGATCCCTTGCTGCGACCGATCATGGACCAGCTCGACCGCACTCAACGCTCACGCGCCTGGAACGACGCGAAGGTGTCTGCTCACCACGGCATCATCCCGACGCTCGAACCGGCGAACCTCTCGACCATGAGTGAGAAGGAACTGGCAGTGTATCGGCTGATCCGGGCGCATTACCTGGCGCAATTCCTTCCTCACCACGAGTTCGACCGCACTGTGGCGAACCTCTCCTGCGGCCAGCAGACGCTGGCGGCCACCGGCAAGCAGGTCGTCGTCAAGGGGTGGCGCCTGGTGCTGGCCGAACCGCAATCCGAGGAGGATGGCGACCCTGCGGCGCGCAGCCAGGTACTGCCCGCGCTGCGCGAGGGCCTGGCATGTCAGGTGGCCGACGTCGATCTGAAGGCGCTCAAGACGCTGCCCCCTCGGCCCTATACGCAGGGCGAGTTGGTCAAGTCCATGAAGGGCGTCGCCAAACTGGTCTCGGACCCGCGCCTGAAACAGAAGCTCAAGGATACGGTCGGCATCGGCACCGAAGCGACGCGGGCCAACATCATCAGTGGCCTGCTGACGCGGGGCTACCTCATGAAGAAGGGCCGCGCCATCCGCGCCTCGGATGCGGCCTTCACCCTGATCGACGCGGTGCCCACAGCGATTGCCGACCCAGGGACAACCGCCGTCTGGGAACAGGCGCTGGACATGATCGAAGCTGGACAGCTCACGCTGGACGTATTCATCGGCAAGCAGGCTGCATGGATCTCACAGTTGATCGCGCAGTACGGCAGCACGTCCCTGTCCATCAAGGTTCCCCACGGACCGCCTTGCCCACAGTGCGGCGCACCGACGCGCCAGCGCACCGGCAAGAGCGGCCCATTCTGGTCGTGCAGTCGCTACCCCGACTGCAAAGGCACGCTGCCGGTCGAATCCGGCACGTCCAAGCGTGGTGCCTCGCGCCCGCGCCGCAGCGGCCGCAAAGGCTCCTGA
- a CDS encoding DNA cytosine methyltransferase, producing the protein MNPQPCTLRGAPQAAPLLYGSVCSGIEAVSLAWQPLGLKAAWFAEIEPFPSAVLAHRYPHVPNLGDMTAIARQVRAGTVPAPDILVGGTPCQSFSVAGARQGLNDPRGALTLAYVELANAIDQTRHQDRRPPATLVWENVPGVLNDRSNAFGHFLGALAGESRALQPPGEKWAHAGCVSGPRRRIAWRVLDAQYFGVAQRRKRVFLVACGGDDLDPSEVLFERTGLRGDSSAGRAPWQEAARAAGPGAAAAGGYAGFAGLNQPYGKVTTTFGFSGGIGPVDVAACLMAAGPKHDIRTETFMVQSIAGSIAHTLDTANNGKGSSEDGTGKGVPIIAFTAQGSGADATIELTPTLRAGGHRNSHANAGVVPAIAFAQNNRGEVRFESGHGQVSCTVLSNGKPGYGVPMVACVALRGRTQGLAAELGGSVAAALRTSGGGADKPHVLAPDFEAHFRYDWNESGAADWSQWRVRRLMPMECERLQGMPDDYTLIPYRGKPAADAPRYKAIGNSMAVPCMAWLGNRLVQCLHKTDSTASD; encoded by the coding sequence ATGAACCCGCAACCTTGCACCCTTCGCGGTGCACCCCAGGCCGCGCCACTGCTGTACGGCAGCGTGTGCAGCGGCATCGAGGCCGTGAGCCTCGCATGGCAACCCCTCGGCCTCAAAGCCGCGTGGTTCGCCGAGATCGAGCCGTTCCCGAGCGCCGTGCTCGCCCACCGTTACCCCCATGTGCCCAACCTGGGCGACATGACCGCGATCGCCCGTCAGGTGCGCGCCGGCACCGTGCCGGCGCCCGACATCCTGGTCGGCGGCACGCCGTGCCAGTCGTTCAGCGTTGCCGGCGCGCGCCAGGGGCTGAACGACCCGCGCGGCGCCTTGACCCTTGCCTATGTGGAGCTTGCAAATGCCATCGACCAAACCCGCCACCAAGACCGCCGCCCGCCGGCAACGCTCGTCTGGGAAAACGTCCCCGGCGTCCTCAACGACCGCAGCAATGCCTTCGGGCATTTCCTGGGAGCACTGGCCGGAGAAAGCCGTGCGCTCCAGCCGCCAGGGGAAAAATGGGCGCACGCTGGTTGTGTGTCTGGACCCCGCCGCCGCATCGCCTGGCGCGTGCTCGACGCTCAATATTTCGGTGTCGCCCAACGCCGCAAGCGCGTGTTTCTTGTGGCATGTGGTGGTGATGACCTCGATCCCTCCGAAGTACTTTTTGAGCGCACAGGCCTGCGCGGGGATTCTTCTGCGGGCCGTGCGCCGTGGCAAGAAGCTGCCCGCGCTGCTGGACCGGGTGCTGCAGCAGCAGGCGGATACGCAGGATTCGCTGGACTGAACCAGCCCTACGGCAAGGTCACGACGACGTTCGGATTCAGCGGCGGCATTGGCCCCGTCGATGTTGCGGCATGCCTGATGGCCGCGGGTCCCAAGCACGACATCCGCACCGAGACGTTCATGGTGCAGTCCATCGCCGGCAGCATCGCCCACACCCTCGACACCGCCAACAACGGCAAGGGCAGCAGCGAGGACGGTACGGGAAAGGGCGTGCCGATCATCGCCTTCACCGCCCAGGGCAGCGGCGCGGACGCCACGATCGAACTGACGCCGACGCTGCGTGCCGGCGGGCATCGCAACAGCCATGCGAACGCAGGCGTCGTGCCCGCCATCGCCTTCGCGCAGAACAACCGCGGCGAAGTGCGCTTCGAGTCGGGCCATGGACAGGTGTCTTGCACCGTCCTGTCCAACGGCAAGCCGGGCTACGGTGTGCCGATGGTGGCCTGCGTTGCCCTGCGGGGACGGACGCAGGGTCTTGCCGCCGAACTGGGCGGAAGCGTTGCGGCGGCGTTGCGTACCAGCGGCGGCGGCGCAGACAAGCCCCATGTCCTGGCCCCCGACTTCGAGGCACATTTCCGCTACGACTGGAATGAATCCGGTGCAGCGGACTGGTCGCAATGGCGGGTGCGGCGGCTGATGCCCATGGAGTGCGAGCGGCTGCAGGGCATGCCCGACGACTACACGCTGATCCCCTATCGCGGCAAGCCTGCCGCAGACGCTCCGCGCTACAAGGCGATTGGCAACTCCATGGCCGTCCCGTGCATGGCTTGGCTGGGCAACCGGCTGGTGCAGTGCCTGCACAAGACGGACTCGACCGCTTCGGATTGA